One region of Streptomyces leeuwenhoekii genomic DNA includes:
- a CDS encoding SAV_2336 N-terminal domain-related protein, protein MTDAAPRHGPHTPGDGPEAGPTGLPGSDPLAELILRLREIHLDPDAEQLCDALWLARWTRPTDARDGPPPGGRIVPPVEPPPVRPLPPPDDTPSPAPQPQPYTDPADRRVALYPVPRDGAPRMPGPGRARALPVGVPAAPVLPAPLELQRALRPLQGYRSAAPPRRTELDEVATAEASAEAGGLILPVRRHVLRGDARLQLVMDASSSMRVWDRLFTELEQVFSQLGAFSDIQVSHLHQDPGGAPAVSRSPDAYAAPLHSADRLSDPTGRRIVVLVSDCAGPLWHSGHAHRLLHHLSRQGPVAVLQPLPQRMWNRTRLPVTFGELSRGDTLGGATALRVRTAAGVPAEARRGAVPVPVLPPEPVALGSWARLLSGAGAGPVPGAVGWVRADQPPAPAARPDRQRTPFERVSRFSSGASPAAGRLAVYLAAAPLSLPVMQLVQRTMLPDSGPAELAEVLVGGLVTRAGADHGDGTHWYEIEPDIRDALLSRLGRDEAMLVLKHCSEYIEQRFGKGGPNFPALALAQLGDAGSGRPHTHGTGYSGETAGNGEGDPVPQPFAEIAARVLERFMPLPEQFAPYDGGRADARPAAERPPHRAVTRARALLARFDAEGMIQDVIDAVQLLRGATEHERPPGADPRLWAEYAYCTLRLWEVQGGTALLQEAERAAERAAAHPRALRERAVLARVLHAAATDARRRGDRPGALELLRRADREYAVACAAPGLDDEEALRLTLERVGALEAQWRLGGDSALLQGAVGMLEAFADAWPDRGGRPPGLPLAHGRMLLRLSEVTSDPAQARLYAEQAAQSLGTALEAGDRQDTAESVRARVRILTDLADALLGAGGPLEVAQARVDEALGAVREQGQRAALLVRAGRIAVARHAESGEPAELQRAADRFAQAAQRLPRDAPTHADVLGEWGEALLRLAGLETGARSQERLSRAIRVLRDCRMETPAGSRRLARRLLLLGRALMLRYGARGDRVDLREAEYLFGLAAADADDALLAARCRLELGQAQYEAYRSLGRATRLDVAVDAFRAAAESARRAEEEAETERRRQEAVELAAQAHHWRGMSYEAAGRPRAARDAYRAAQAQWARLPDGSLGTGEPTARQTAQRLAALE, encoded by the coding sequence ATGACCGACGCAGCGCCGCGTCACGGTCCTCATACGCCCGGCGACGGACCCGAGGCCGGGCCCACCGGCCTGCCCGGGAGCGACCCCCTGGCCGAACTCATCCTCCGGCTGCGCGAGATCCACCTCGACCCCGACGCCGAGCAGTTGTGCGACGCCCTCTGGCTGGCGCGCTGGACCCGGCCGACGGACGCGCGGGACGGCCCCCCGCCCGGCGGGCGGATCGTGCCACCGGTCGAGCCCCCGCCCGTCCGCCCCCTGCCGCCGCCGGACGACACCCCGTCCCCGGCGCCGCAACCGCAGCCGTACACGGATCCGGCCGACCGGCGGGTCGCCCTCTACCCGGTGCCGCGGGACGGGGCGCCGCGGATGCCGGGGCCGGGCCGGGCCCGCGCCCTGCCGGTGGGCGTGCCGGCCGCACCCGTGCTGCCCGCGCCCCTCGAACTCCAGCGGGCACTGCGCCCGTTGCAGGGCTACCGCAGCGCCGCCCCGCCGCGGCGCACCGAGCTCGACGAGGTCGCGACGGCGGAGGCGAGCGCCGAGGCCGGCGGGCTGATCCTGCCCGTCCGCCGCCATGTGCTGCGCGGCGACGCACGGCTGCAACTGGTGATGGACGCCTCGTCCTCGATGCGCGTGTGGGACCGCCTGTTCACCGAACTGGAGCAGGTCTTCTCCCAGTTGGGCGCCTTCTCCGACATCCAGGTCAGCCATCTGCACCAGGACCCGGGCGGTGCCCCGGCCGTCAGCCGCAGCCCCGACGCGTACGCCGCGCCGCTGCACTCGGCGGACCGGCTCAGCGACCCGACCGGACGCCGCATCGTCGTGCTGGTCAGCGACTGCGCGGGCCCGCTGTGGCACAGCGGCCACGCCCACCGGCTCCTGCACCACCTGTCCCGGCAGGGGCCGGTCGCCGTGCTCCAGCCGCTGCCGCAGCGCATGTGGAACCGCACCCGGCTCCCCGTCACCTTCGGCGAGCTCTCCCGGGGCGACACCCTGGGCGGCGCCACCGCGCTGCGGGTGCGCACCGCCGCCGGAGTGCCGGCCGAGGCCCGCCGGGGCGCGGTGCCGGTGCCGGTGCTGCCGCCCGAGCCGGTCGCCCTCGGCTCCTGGGCGCGCCTGCTGTCCGGGGCCGGAGCCGGGCCGGTGCCGGGCGCCGTGGGCTGGGTGCGCGCCGACCAGCCGCCCGCCCCGGCCGCGCGCCCCGACCGGCAGCGCACGCCGTTCGAGCGGGTCAGCCGGTTCAGCTCCGGCGCCTCCCCGGCCGCCGGGCGCCTGGCCGTCTACCTCGCGGCGGCCCCGCTGTCCCTGCCGGTGATGCAGTTGGTGCAGCGCACCATGCTGCCCGACTCCGGCCCCGCCGAACTCGCCGAGGTCCTGGTCGGCGGTCTGGTCACCCGGGCCGGCGCCGACCACGGCGACGGCACCCACTGGTACGAGATCGAGCCCGACATACGGGACGCCCTGCTGTCCCGCCTGGGCCGGGACGAGGCCATGCTCGTCCTCAAGCACTGTTCGGAGTACATAGAGCAGCGCTTCGGCAAGGGCGGCCCCAACTTCCCGGCCCTCGCCCTGGCCCAGCTCGGCGACGCCGGTTCGGGACGCCCCCACACCCACGGCACCGGCTACTCCGGCGAGACGGCCGGCAACGGCGAGGGCGATCCGGTCCCGCAGCCCTTCGCGGAGATCGCGGCCCGGGTGCTGGAACGGTTCATGCCGCTGCCCGAGCAGTTCGCCCCGTACGACGGCGGCCGGGCGGACGCGCGGCCCGCCGCGGAACGGCCCCCGCACCGGGCGGTCACCCGGGCCCGCGCGCTGCTCGCCCGGTTCGACGCCGAGGGCATGATCCAGGACGTGATCGACGCGGTGCAGCTCCTGCGCGGCGCCACCGAACACGAACGTCCGCCGGGCGCGGACCCGCGGCTGTGGGCCGAGTACGCGTACTGCACCCTGCGGCTGTGGGAGGTGCAGGGCGGGACGGCCCTGCTCCAGGAGGCGGAGCGGGCGGCCGAACGCGCCGCCGCGCACCCCCGCGCGCTGCGCGAACGCGCGGTCCTCGCGCGCGTGCTGCACGCCGCGGCCACCGACGCCCGGCGCCGCGGCGACCGGCCCGGCGCGCTGGAGCTGCTGCGCCGCGCCGACCGGGAGTACGCGGTGGCCTGCGCGGCACCCGGACTCGACGACGAGGAGGCGCTGCGGCTGACGCTGGAACGGGTCGGCGCCCTGGAGGCGCAGTGGCGCCTGGGCGGCGACAGCGCCCTCCTGCAAGGCGCGGTCGGCATGCTGGAGGCGTTCGCCGACGCCTGGCCCGACCGGGGCGGCCGCCCGCCCGGGCTGCCCCTCGCCCACGGCCGGATGCTGCTGCGCCTGTCGGAGGTCACCTCCGACCCGGCCCAGGCCCGCCTGTACGCCGAGCAGGCCGCCCAGTCGCTCGGCACCGCCCTGGAGGCCGGAGACCGGCAGGACACCGCCGAGTCGGTCCGCGCCCGGGTGCGGATCCTGACCGACCTGGCCGACGCACTGCTGGGCGCGGGCGGCCCGCTGGAGGTGGCCCAGGCCCGGGTCGACGAGGCCCTCGGCGCGGTACGGGAGCAGGGGCAGCGCGCGGCCCTGCTGGTCCGCGCCGGACGCATCGCCGTCGCGCGCCACGCCGAGTCGGGGGAGCCGGCCGAACTCCAGCGCGCCGCCGACCGTTTCGCGCAGGCCGCGCAGCGGCTGCCGCGCGACGCGCCCACGCACGCCGACGTGCTCGGCGAATGGGGGGAGGCACTGCTGCGGCTCGCCGGACTGGAGACCGGCGCGCGGTCCCAGGAGCGGTTGTCCCGGGCGATCCGGGTGCTGCGGGACTGCCGGATGGAGACCCCGGCGGGCAGCCGCCGCCTCGCCCGCCGGCTGCTGCTGCTCGGGCGGGCGCTGATGCTGCGGTACGGGGCGCGCGGCGACCGGGTGGACCTGCGGGAGGCCGAGTACCTCTTCGGGCTGGCGGCGGCCGACGCGGACGACGCGCTGCTGGCCGCCCGGTGCCGGCTGGAGCTCGGGCAGGCCCAGTACGAGGCGTACCGCAGCCTGGGCCGCGCGACGCGCCTGGACGTGGCGGTGGACGCCTTCCGGGCCGCCGCCGAGTCGGCCCGCAGGGCGGAGGAGGAGGCCGAGACGGAGCGGCGGCGCCAGGAGGCCGTGGAGCTGGCCGCGCAGGCGCACCACTGGCGGGGTATGTCCTACGAAGCGGCCGGGCGTCCCCGCGCCGCCCGGGACGCCTACCGGGCGGCCCAGGCGCAGTGGGCGCGGCTGCCGGACGGCAGCCTGGGCACGGGCGAGCCGACCGCGCGGCAGACGGCGCAGAGGCTGGCCGCGCTGGAGTGA
- a CDS encoding AAA family ATPase, producing MTESSEWLIYRGAGEPHDGIERLPDPPPWRDFSSRDAAGSGDGSEDRRLGAHRHLAELHRPGAEELEMINAALYLRRPLLVTGSPGAGKSTLAHSVAYELGLGTVLRWSIVSRSTLQDGLYHYDAIARLQDVQIAAQGGYGAAAGSPGAVEGIGSYIRLGPLGTALLPSDTPRVLLIDELDKSDIDLPNDLLNVLEEGEFAIPELERIADRLPDGEAEVLTSDGVKVRVRDGRVRCRAFPFVVLTSNGERDFPAPLMRRCIHLELGRPDHNRLATFVRAHLGDEAARAGDDLISRFLERSRSELLAADQLLNAIYLTDAAAPPSRDRLADLLIQRLDRPR from the coding sequence ATGACCGAATCCAGCGAGTGGCTCATCTACCGGGGCGCGGGCGAACCGCACGACGGCATCGAGCGGCTGCCCGACCCTCCCCCCTGGCGGGACTTCTCCAGCCGGGACGCGGCGGGTTCGGGCGACGGCTCCGAGGACCGCAGACTCGGCGCCCACCGGCACCTGGCCGAACTGCACCGCCCCGGTGCCGAGGAGCTGGAGATGATCAACGCGGCGCTGTATCTGCGCCGCCCCCTGCTCGTCACCGGAAGCCCCGGCGCGGGCAAGAGCACCCTGGCCCACTCGGTGGCGTACGAGCTGGGCCTGGGCACGGTGCTCCGCTGGTCCATCGTCAGCCGCTCCACCCTCCAGGACGGCCTCTACCACTACGACGCCATCGCCCGCCTGCAGGACGTGCAGATCGCCGCGCAGGGCGGTTACGGCGCGGCCGCCGGGTCGCCCGGCGCGGTCGAGGGCATCGGCAGCTACATCCGGCTCGGCCCCCTCGGCACCGCGCTGCTGCCCTCCGACACCCCGCGCGTGCTGCTCATCGACGAGCTGGACAAGAGCGACATCGACCTGCCCAACGATCTGCTCAACGTGCTGGAGGAGGGCGAGTTCGCCATCCCCGAGCTGGAGCGCATCGCCGACCGGCTGCCGGACGGCGAGGCGGAGGTGCTCACCTCGGACGGGGTGAAGGTGCGGGTGCGCGACGGCCGGGTGCGCTGCCGGGCCTTCCCGTTCGTCGTGCTCACCAGCAACGGCGAACGCGACTTCCCGGCGCCGCTGATGCGCAGGTGCATCCACCTGGAGCTGGGCCGCCCCGACCACAACCGGCTGGCCACCTTCGTCCGGGCCCACCTGGGCGACGAGGCGGCGCGGGCCGGCGACGACCTGATCAGCCGGTTCCTGGAGCGCTCCCGCAGCGAGCTGCTGGCCGCGGACCAGTTGCTGAACGCCATCTACCTCACCGACGCCGCCGCCCCGCCCAGCCGCGACCGGCTCGCCGACCTGCTCATCCAGCGGCTCGACCGCCCGAGGTGA
- a CDS encoding trypsin-like peptidase domain-containing protein, whose amino-acid sequence MASTVRIHRADVGYALDEPATFLGSGFFIAPSWVLTCAHVARGGEGGGIVVVYESAPGLGMSAVPATVVATLPDGPGPESGNWPAPDLALVRLGEPVDHECVYVSERPAAYFGEGKVLYAGWTVVEGRLQFLDGPLSVQGTIGGWSTDVQMRLGENDLPHGVSGGPVIDPVRGEVIGVLKSRSRHARGGTSTGLEQLRTLPVPPDVPRAEHDDLYQAVFHAHDRYHRDRQRHPDGRRHTWVDVQSQLGARPGRTLTPDERVQLLGRLADLPPPASTRSLLDILDSLPDFQTPLPLPAPRAWRDGLGALYECARGDGALDLILDYAVRAMAAERPFVTPSTPEAEEALWDWAWQAAQRLGVRHRRSLAAQRINGFLSGRPAVVAAPGTGRPGGRADRDEARTAQPCVLLELVQRHWEPDRCDWSVCAVAPGGEAVRLEEAERAPLAGLPAPLAAPLAEAFRRCDEPGRPAVLQVALPHSLLGLDVDDWRLRPDDPPLGVLRPVVLRCSDRDQLPEDDEAASYGADRLDIDEERRARWRWLHAHRAKAEVLDCDEGLRKPVPPVEQLRGLSHGTVPVLCRWGDHRYEDDAAALARIVRGGFGVALWRRPRGRPEAVCGEFHRGSFDEIAGPASAYRLPDVVHALRSRLRSGRPDAFWADGIALLYDDPHQPLPGTGDLLEAP is encoded by the coding sequence ATGGCGTCGACCGTGCGCATTCATCGGGCGGACGTCGGGTATGCCCTCGACGAGCCCGCGACGTTCCTCGGGAGCGGCTTCTTCATCGCCCCGAGCTGGGTTCTGACCTGCGCACACGTGGCCCGCGGCGGGGAGGGGGGCGGGATCGTGGTGGTGTACGAGTCCGCGCCGGGCCTCGGCATGTCCGCGGTTCCCGCCACCGTGGTGGCGACGCTCCCGGACGGGCCCGGGCCCGAGTCCGGCAACTGGCCCGCGCCCGACCTGGCTCTCGTACGGCTGGGCGAGCCGGTGGACCACGAGTGCGTGTACGTCTCCGAGCGCCCGGCGGCGTACTTCGGCGAGGGCAAGGTCCTCTACGCCGGCTGGACGGTGGTGGAGGGGCGGCTGCAGTTCCTGGACGGCCCGCTCAGCGTGCAGGGCACCATCGGCGGATGGTCCACGGACGTGCAGATGCGGCTCGGGGAGAACGACCTGCCGCACGGCGTCTCCGGCGGGCCCGTGATCGACCCGGTGCGCGGCGAGGTCATCGGCGTGCTGAAATCGCGCTCGCGCCACGCGCGCGGCGGCACCTCCACCGGCCTGGAGCAACTGCGGACCCTCCCGGTGCCCCCGGACGTCCCCCGCGCCGAGCACGACGACCTCTATCAGGCCGTCTTCCACGCCCACGACCGCTACCACCGGGACCGGCAGCGCCATCCGGACGGCCGCCGCCACACCTGGGTCGACGTGCAGAGCCAGCTCGGCGCCCGGCCGGGCCGCACCCTGACGCCCGACGAGCGCGTCCAGTTGCTCGGCCGGCTCGCGGACCTGCCGCCGCCGGCCAGCACCCGGTCCCTGCTCGACATCCTCGACTCCCTGCCGGACTTCCAGACGCCCCTGCCGCTGCCCGCGCCGCGCGCCTGGCGGGACGGCCTCGGCGCCCTGTACGAGTGCGCCCGGGGCGACGGCGCGCTCGATCTGATCCTCGACTACGCGGTGCGGGCCATGGCCGCCGAACGCCCGTTCGTGACGCCCAGTACCCCGGAGGCGGAGGAGGCGCTGTGGGACTGGGCGTGGCAGGCCGCGCAGCGGCTCGGCGTCCGGCACCGCCGCAGCCTCGCCGCACAGCGGATCAACGGCTTCCTGTCGGGCCGGCCCGCCGTCGTGGCCGCCCCCGGCACCGGACGGCCCGGCGGCCGGGCGGACCGGGACGAGGCGCGCACCGCACAGCCGTGCGTGCTGCTGGAGCTCGTCCAGCGGCACTGGGAGCCGGACCGCTGCGACTGGTCGGTCTGCGCGGTCGCGCCCGGCGGCGAGGCGGTCCGCCTGGAAGAAGCCGAACGGGCCCCGCTGGCCGGGCTGCCCGCACCCTTGGCGGCCCCGCTGGCGGAGGCGTTCCGCCGCTGCGACGAGCCCGGCCGGCCCGCCGTCCTCCAGGTGGCCCTGCCGCACTCGCTGCTCGGCCTGGACGTCGACGACTGGCGGCTGCGCCCCGACGATCCGCCGCTGGGGGTGCTGCGCCCGGTCGTGCTGCGCTGCTCCGACCGGGACCAACTGCCCGAGGACGACGAGGCCGCGTCCTACGGCGCCGACCGCCTGGACATCGACGAGGAGCGCCGGGCCCGCTGGCGCTGGCTGCACGCCCACCGGGCGAAGGCCGAGGTCCTCGACTGCGACGAGGGCCTGCGCAAACCCGTACCGCCCGTGGAGCAACTGCGCGGCCTGTCCCACGGCACCGTGCCCGTGCTGTGCCGCTGGGGCGACCACCGCTACGAGGACGACGCGGCGGCGCTCGCCCGCATAGTGCGCGGCGGTTTCGGCGTGGCCCTGTGGCGCCGCCCGCGGGGGCGGCCGGAGGCGGTCTGCGGGGAGTTCCACCGCGGCTCGTTCGACGAGATCGCGGGTCCGGCCAGCGCCTACCGGCTGCCGGACGTGGTGCACGCCCTGCGGTCCCGGCTGCGTTCCGGGCGGCCGGACGCCTTCTGGGCCGACGGCATAGCACTGCTGTACGACGACCCCCATCAGCCCCTGCCCGGCACGGGCGACCTGCTGGAGGCCCCGTGA
- a CDS encoding CU044_2847 family protein: protein MGQEVTRVARIALPDGTPVWARISGAAELSAQPGELSYSDTGFAERVEASVESLNALVTGVARSLAEPLRAVRPDEVSVQFGIELTAKAGKVVGLLADGEAKAGLTVTLTWNGGPPDPDAPDGGAGGASSGTSHDARAGASPGASGHGDARTAATGGGA from the coding sequence ATGGGACAGGAAGTGACGCGGGTAGCGCGCATCGCCTTACCGGACGGGACACCGGTGTGGGCCCGGATCTCGGGCGCGGCGGAGCTGTCCGCGCAGCCCGGCGAGCTGTCGTACAGCGACACCGGGTTCGCCGAGCGGGTCGAGGCGAGCGTGGAGAGCCTGAACGCGCTCGTGACCGGCGTCGCACGCTCGCTGGCGGAGCCGCTGCGCGCGGTCCGGCCCGACGAGGTGAGCGTGCAGTTCGGCATCGAGCTGACCGCCAAGGCGGGCAAGGTCGTGGGCCTGCTCGCCGACGGGGAGGCCAAGGCCGGCCTCACGGTCACCCTCACCTGGAACGGCGGCCCGCCGGATCCGGACGCGCCGGACGGCGGCGCCGGGGGCGCATCCTCCGGCACGTCCCACGACGCGCGCGCCGGTGCGTCCCCCGGCGCTTCGGGGCACGGGGATGCCCGCACCGCCGCCACCGGGGGCGGGGCATGA
- a CDS encoding DUF6104 family protein produces the protein MYFTDRGIEELEKRRGEEEVTFEWLAEQLRTFVDLNPDFEVPVERLATWLARLDDEDDE, from the coding sequence ATGTACTTCACCGACCGCGGCATCGAGGAGCTGGAGAAGCGGCGCGGCGAGGAGGAGGTCACCTTCGAGTGGCTCGCCGAGCAACTGCGCACGTTCGTCGACCTGAACCCGGACTTCGAGGTGCCGGTGGAGCGGCTGGCCACCTGGCTGGCGCGGCTGGACGACGAGGACGACGAGTAG
- a CDS encoding DUF4097 family beta strand repeat-containing protein, translating into MSEWSVTEPVTLSFEEPPREVHVRIVDGTVNVVGTDEGPARLEVGEIEGPPLIVTEQDGTLTVAYEDLPWKGFLKWLDPKGRRRSAVVSLAVPARTHVEVGTVGAAAVVSGIRGRTEVRGVCGDTALVGLTGPVRADTVSGNVEAQALTGELSFHSVSGDLTVVEAGSAVRADSVSGSMILDLDPSSRPTDVALTSVSGEIALRLPHPADAEVEAGTAGGTVSSAFEDLRVTGQWGTKRITGRLGAGSGRLRAMTVSGSIALLRGPAAEEREREQGEPNGTGPAGGQPDGPGDNPLSGRDDGTTGAPADGTTHKKVL; encoded by the coding sequence GTGTCCGAGTGGTCCGTCACGGAGCCGGTGACGCTCTCCTTCGAGGAGCCCCCGCGCGAGGTCCACGTCCGCATCGTCGACGGGACGGTGAACGTGGTCGGGACCGACGAGGGCCCCGCCCGCCTGGAGGTCGGCGAGATCGAGGGCCCTCCGCTGATCGTGACCGAGCAGGACGGCACGCTCACGGTGGCCTACGAGGACCTGCCCTGGAAGGGCTTCCTGAAGTGGCTGGACCCCAAGGGCCGGCGGCGCAGCGCGGTGGTCTCGCTCGCCGTCCCGGCGCGCACGCACGTGGAGGTGGGCACGGTCGGCGCCGCGGCCGTGGTCTCGGGGATCCGGGGGCGGACCGAGGTGAGGGGCGTGTGCGGGGACACCGCGCTGGTGGGCCTCACGGGCCCGGTCCGGGCCGACACGGTCTCCGGAAACGTCGAGGCGCAGGCGCTCACCGGAGAGCTGAGCTTCCACTCCGTCTCCGGCGACCTGACCGTGGTGGAGGCGGGCTCCGCGGTCAGGGCCGATTCGGTGAGCGGTTCCATGATCCTCGATCTGGACCCGTCGAGCCGCCCCACCGACGTCGCCCTGACCAGCGTCTCGGGTGAGATCGCCCTCCGGCTGCCCCACCCGGCCGACGCGGAGGTGGAGGCCGGCACGGCCGGGGGCACGGTCTCCAGCGCCTTCGAGGACCTGCGGGTCACCGGCCAGTGGGGCACCAAGCGCATCACCGGCCGCCTCGGCGCGGGCAGCGGCAGACTGAGGGCGATGACGGTCTCCGGCTCCATCGCCCTGCTGCGCGGACCGGCGGCGGAGGAGCGGGAGCGGGAGCAGGGGGAGCCGAACGGGACCGGGCCGGCGGGCGGTCAGCCGGACGGCCCGGGAGACAATCCCCTTTCCGGCCGCGACGACGGAACCACCGGCGCCCCGGCCGACGGCACGACCCACAAGAAGGTGCTCTGA